One Actinomycetota bacterium genomic window carries:
- a CDS encoding DJ-1/PfpI family protein translates to MEKQIAFVVYDGLTPLDLVGPLQVMSALERFAPEWKVAVVGKTLDTVGTDTPLRVAPSATFADVPSPYAIIVPGGEVPTLHAMYDDAIQGYVRKAAETAEVVGSVCTGALILAAAGLLEGRDATTHWAYSGLLSKFGARYVEARWVEAGKVITAAGVSAGIDLALHLVGKLAGEQLARFIQLGIEYDPQPPFGPMDRSPATPELKAAALKVGLEKAFGDRPEILTRLTGG, encoded by the coding sequence GTGGAAAAGCAGATCGCGTTCGTGGTGTACGACGGGCTCACGCCCTTGGATCTGGTCGGCCCCCTGCAGGTGATGTCCGCGCTCGAGCGCTTCGCGCCCGAGTGGAAGGTCGCGGTCGTGGGGAAGACGCTCGACACGGTCGGCACGGACACGCCGCTCCGGGTGGCCCCCAGCGCTACGTTCGCCGATGTGCCATCGCCGTACGCGATCATCGTGCCCGGCGGCGAGGTCCCCACACTCCACGCGATGTACGACGACGCGATCCAGGGCTACGTGCGCAAGGCGGCCGAAACCGCGGAGGTCGTCGGTTCGGTGTGCACCGGCGCGCTCATCCTCGCCGCGGCAGGCCTCCTCGAGGGGCGCGACGCGACGACTCACTGGGCGTACTCGGGTCTGCTCTCAAAGTTCGGAGCGCGATACGTGGAAGCTCGCTGGGTCGAGGCCGGCAAGGTCATCACCGCCGCCGGCGTGTCGGCCGGGATCGATCTCGCGCTCCACCTCGTCGGCAAGCTCGCCGGCGAGCAGCTCGCGCGGTTCATCCAGCTCGGCATCGAATACGACCCGCAGCCGCCGTTCGGACCGATGGACCGCTCTCCTGCGACCCCCGAGCTCAAAGCCGCCGCGCTCAAGGTGGGCCTCGAGAAGGCGTTCGGCGACCGGCCGGAGATCCTGACCCGCCTCACCGGCGGCTGA
- a CDS encoding type II toxin-antitoxin system VapC family toxin, giving the protein MSAEKAIYLDSSAIVKLAVHEPGSAALRRYVRRRRPLISSALARTEVARALLLLGSGVVQRGQEVLARLELARVNDWVLTAAGKLLPAGLRSLDAIHLATALELGSDLTRFVTYDERMAAAARGLGLAVSAPE; this is encoded by the coding sequence ATGAGCGCTGAGAAGGCGATCTATCTCGATTCCTCCGCGATCGTGAAACTGGCGGTCCACGAACCGGGATCTGCTGCGCTGCGCCGGTATGTGAGGCGACGCCGACCCTTGATCTCGAGTGCGCTCGCACGGACCGAGGTCGCGCGCGCACTGCTGTTGCTGGGTTCCGGGGTAGTTCAGCGCGGACAAGAGGTCCTGGCTCGGCTGGAGTTGGCCAGAGTGAACGACTGGGTTCTCACTGCTGCAGGGAAGCTGCTGCCGGCCGGACTGCGGTCGCTCGACGCGATCCATCTGGCGACGGCGCTGGAACTCGGTTCCGACTTGACACGATTCGTCACCTACGACGAGAGGATGGCGGCGGCCGCTCGCGGCCTGGGATTGGCCGTCTCCGCTCCCGAATGA
- a CDS encoding type II toxin-antitoxin system prevent-host-death family antitoxin, translating to MNSVGVRELRQRASELLRRVEAGETFEVTDRGRPVAVLGPVRDRRPLERLRETGEIEPARGDLSDLPDPIKLAPGQERPSHVLERLREHER from the coding sequence ATGAATAGCGTGGGCGTTCGAGAGCTTCGCCAACGAGCCAGCGAACTGCTTCGTCGTGTGGAGGCGGGAGAGACCTTCGAGGTGACCGACCGCGGCCGCCCGGTGGCAGTCCTCGGGCCGGTGCGCGACCGGCGCCCTCTGGAGCGGCTGCGGGAGACCGGGGAGATCGAACCTGCTCGGGGCGACCTCAGCGACCTGCCCGACCCCATCAAGCTCGCGCCTGGCCAGGAACGCCCGTCGCACGTGCTGGAGCGGCTTCGGGAACATGAGCGCTGA
- a CDS encoding DUF4258 domain-containing protein, translating into MEPGRLIFRVHAIRRMADRDISVSDVRAVLESGEVIESYPDDTPFPSKLVLSHIGQRPLHVVAAHDQDNGRTFIVTVYEPDAAQWDPTFRRRLDR; encoded by the coding sequence GTGGAGCCTGGTCGGCTGATCTTCCGCGTACATGCGATCCGTCGCATGGCCGATCGGGACATCTCGGTGTCTGATGTTCGAGCCGTCCTCGAGTCCGGAGAGGTCATCGAGTCCTACCCCGACGACACACCCTTTCCGAGCAAGCTGGTCCTCAGCCACATCGGGCAGAGGCCGTTGCACGTCGTCGCCGCACATGATCAGGATAACGGCAGGACGTTCATCGTTACCGTTTACGAGCCTGATGCGGCACAATGGGATCCGACGTTCAGACGGAGGCTGGATCGATGA
- a CDS encoding type II toxin-antitoxin system MqsA family antitoxin: MKCLICQHGDTVRGETTVTLERGNTTLVIKGVPADVCENCGEAYVDEATTAALLDEIKNAAELGVDVEVRRFAA, encoded by the coding sequence ATGAAGTGCCTGATCTGTCAGCACGGCGACACCGTCCGTGGTGAAACGACAGTAACTCTTGAGCGCGGCAACACGACGCTCGTCATCAAGGGAGTCCCCGCTGACGTCTGCGAGAACTGCGGCGAAGCGTACGTCGACGAAGCTACGACCGCGGCATTGCTCGACGAGATCAAGAACGCTGCGGAGCTCGGCGTAGACGTCGAGGTTCGCCGTTTCGCCGCGTAG
- the smpB gene encoding SsrA-binding protein SmpB translates to MADEPQIRAIATNRKARHNYHIEETYEAGIALVGSEVKTLRGGKASLVDAYAFVRGSEVFLLGVHIPPYPQASIQNHDPTRMRKLLLHKEEIRRLIGKMNQKGLTLVPLRMYFKGNKVKVEIALAKGKRDYDKRQSLAEREAKREMAKRAGSRRRGERR, encoded by the coding sequence GTGGCCGACGAGCCGCAGATCCGCGCTATCGCGACCAACCGTAAGGCGCGGCACAACTACCACATCGAGGAGACCTACGAGGCCGGGATCGCGCTCGTCGGCAGCGAGGTCAAGACGCTGCGCGGCGGGAAGGCGTCTCTCGTCGACGCGTATGCGTTCGTCCGAGGGTCGGAGGTGTTCCTGCTCGGGGTGCACATCCCGCCGTATCCGCAGGCTTCGATCCAGAATCACGATCCAACCCGGATGCGAAAGCTCCTGCTCCACAAAGAAGAGATCCGCCGACTGATCGGCAAGATGAACCAGAAGGGTCTCACGCTCGTTCCACTACGGATGTACTTCAAGGGCAACAAAGTGAAGGTCGAGATCGCGCTGGCGAAGGGGAAGCGTGACTACGACAAGCGCCAGTCGCTCGCCGAGCGGGAAGCCAAGCGAGAGATGGCCAAGCGCGCGGGCTCCAGAAGGCGCGGAGAACGCCGATAA
- a CDS encoding peptidoglycan DD-metalloendopeptidase family protein, which produces MRAKKLRRAVLAGLTLALLAGIMPSGAFAYNSDDYADIQKKISETRAKLRAVRAHEKAILGQIQASDERLSSLEASLASITDQLLLATRRLELLELQNDQAALELQLKTAELEAATVALDNTTTRLRERAANIYMNGPTAYAAVLFGANSFQEYVAGMQYAENVLHVDMDIVEEIRSLKSTVEAQRLAIEARRKALEAKSNEVAMQYASLAGLRSQQAGAKSAVLSEIDYKQHLLARVRKEKRAYAAALQSYLEESDSIAEMLRRAQGGQQAIQGKGGYLKWPVSGPITSDYGWRTHPIYGYKSFHTGIDIGAPSGKTVKAARKGEVLYVGYKGAYGLVVIIDHGNALATMYAHLSKSYVHAGQAVGTLSSIAAIGCTGWCTGPHLHFEVRVNGDPQNPHLWL; this is translated from the coding sequence TTGAGAGCGAAGAAGCTTCGTCGCGCCGTGCTTGCCGGTCTCACGCTGGCCTTGCTGGCCGGGATCATGCCGTCCGGCGCGTTCGCCTATAACAGCGACGACTACGCCGACATCCAGAAGAAGATCTCGGAGACGCGCGCGAAGCTCCGCGCGGTGCGGGCGCACGAGAAGGCGATCCTCGGTCAGATCCAGGCGTCGGATGAGCGGCTGAGCTCGCTCGAAGCCTCGCTCGCGTCGATCACCGACCAGCTCCTTCTCGCGACCCGCAGGCTGGAGCTGCTCGAGCTGCAGAACGATCAGGCGGCGCTGGAGCTCCAGCTCAAGACCGCCGAACTCGAGGCGGCCACCGTAGCGCTCGACAACACGACGACGCGCTTGCGCGAGCGCGCGGCGAACATCTACATGAACGGCCCGACCGCGTATGCGGCGGTGTTGTTCGGCGCGAATTCCTTCCAGGAGTACGTGGCCGGGATGCAGTACGCGGAGAACGTCCTGCACGTCGACATGGACATCGTGGAGGAGATCCGCAGCCTCAAGTCCACCGTCGAAGCTCAGCGGCTCGCGATCGAGGCTCGCCGCAAGGCGCTCGAGGCCAAGTCGAACGAGGTCGCGATGCAGTACGCGAGTCTGGCGGGGCTGCGCAGCCAGCAAGCCGGCGCCAAGAGCGCAGTACTGTCCGAGATCGACTACAAGCAGCATCTCCTCGCGCGGGTTCGCAAGGAGAAGCGCGCGTACGCTGCGGCGCTCCAGTCGTACCTGGAAGAGTCGGATTCGATCGCAGAGATGCTCCGCCGCGCGCAGGGTGGACAACAGGCCATCCAAGGCAAGGGCGGCTATCTGAAGTGGCCGGTTTCCGGGCCGATCACCTCCGATTACGGATGGCGTACCCACCCGATATACGGCTACAAATCGTTCCACACCGGGATCGACATCGGCGCGCCTTCGGGCAAGACCGTGAAGGCGGCTCGGAAGGGCGAGGTGCTTTACGTCGGATACAAGGGCGCCTACGGCCTCGTCGTGATCATCGATCACGGCAACGCGCTGGCGACGATGTACGCCCACCTTTCCAAGTCGTACGTGCATGCCGGACAGGCCGTGGGGACGTTGTCCTCGATCGCGGCGATCGGCTGCACCGGCTGGTGCACGGGTCCGCATCTCCACTTCGAGGTGCGAGTGAACGGAGACCCGCAGAACCCGCACCTCTGGCTCTAG
- the ftsX gene encoding permease-like cell division protein FtsX, protein MPISLQYVRKETATNLKRNVFITFAAVLVVVVSLYLVGAVFVASFAVDRALTLQTRKVEVAVFLNRDISEEERRSIERDLLGMPEVGSVQYESKQEAFESFKELFRDEPEIVAATTPDALPESFRVKLKDPNQFEVVSDRLQGRPGIAEIRDERKFLRRLLDVVRDIRLLGIGVVILLIVAASVLIATTIRMALFARRREIAIMKLVGATNWFIRIPFMLEGVFQGLVGSLLALGLLLATRPLYTNLADSFQFLNLTVTYAEIAQNGAWILAFGILIGAFGSLLGLRRFLDV, encoded by the coding sequence GTGCCGATCAGCCTTCAGTACGTCCGCAAGGAGACGGCGACCAACCTCAAGCGAAACGTGTTCATCACGTTCGCAGCCGTCCTCGTCGTCGTGGTGTCGCTCTACCTCGTCGGCGCGGTCTTCGTAGCGTCCTTCGCCGTCGATCGCGCCTTGACGTTGCAGACGCGCAAGGTTGAGGTGGCCGTGTTCCTCAACCGCGATATCTCGGAAGAGGAGCGCCGATCGATCGAGCGGGATCTGCTGGGCATGCCCGAGGTCGGGTCCGTGCAGTACGAATCGAAGCAGGAGGCCTTCGAGTCCTTCAAGGAGCTGTTCCGCGACGAGCCCGAGATCGTGGCGGCGACGACGCCCGACGCGCTCCCGGAAAGCTTCCGCGTCAAGCTGAAGGATCCGAATCAGTTCGAGGTCGTCAGCGACCGGCTGCAAGGCCGTCCGGGCATCGCAGAGATCCGCGACGAGCGCAAGTTCCTGCGGCGGCTGCTCGACGTCGTGCGCGACATCCGTCTCCTCGGCATCGGCGTCGTCATCCTGCTCATCGTCGCCGCCTCGGTCTTGATCGCGACCACGATCCGCATGGCGCTGTTCGCTCGCCGGCGCGAGATCGCGATCATGAAGCTCGTCGGTGCGACGAACTGGTTCATCCGCATCCCGTTCATGCTGGAAGGCGTCTTTCAGGGATTGGTCGGCTCGTTGCTCGCACTGGGGTTGCTCCTTGCGACGCGTCCCCTCTACACGAACCTCGCCGACAGTTTCCAGTTCCTGAACCTGACGGTGACCTACGCTGAGATCGCCCAGAACGGCGCGTGGATCCTTGCGTTCGGGATCCTGATCGGCGCTTTCGGCAGCTTGCTCGGCTTGAGGCGATTCCTCGACGTCTAA
- the ftsE gene encoding cell division ATP-binding protein FtsE produces the protein MIRAVNVTKTYRGGIPALKDVSFDILKGEFVFLVGPSGSGKSTLIRLMLREELPSTGEIYVAGKNINNLASWKVPMLRRNIGCVFQDFKLLPSKTVFENVGFALEVIGRPRDAVRKAVPEVLDVVGLGDKGDRLPDQLSGGEQQRVSIARAFVNRPQILLADEPTGNLDPATSVDIMKLLDRINRTGTTVLMATHDHAIVDAMRRRVIELENGTVLRDQERGVYGYAREE, from the coding sequence ATGATCCGAGCCGTTAACGTCACGAAAACATATCGCGGGGGGATCCCTGCGCTTAAGGACGTCTCCTTCGACATCCTCAAGGGAGAGTTCGTCTTCCTCGTCGGGCCGTCGGGTTCTGGGAAGTCGACGTTGATCCGGCTGATGCTGCGCGAGGAGCTTCCCTCTACGGGCGAGATCTACGTCGCCGGCAAGAACATCAACAACCTCGCGTCGTGGAAGGTTCCGATGCTGCGACGCAATATCGGCTGCGTTTTCCAGGATTTCAAGCTCTTGCCGAGCAAGACGGTCTTCGAGAACGTCGGATTCGCGCTCGAGGTCATCGGTCGCCCGCGCGACGCGGTCCGCAAAGCGGTCCCCGAGGTTCTTGATGTCGTCGGCCTCGGCGACAAAGGGGATCGTCTGCCTGACCAGCTGTCCGGCGGCGAGCAGCAGCGCGTGTCGATCGCGCGCGCGTTCGTGAACCGGCCGCAGATCCTGCTCGCCGACGAGCCGACGGGGAACCTGGACCCGGCGACGAGCGTGGACATCATGAAGCTCCTCGATCGCATCAATCGCACGGGAACGACGGTGCTGATGGCCACGCACGATCACGCGATCGTCGATGCGATGCGCCGGCGCGTTATCGAGCTCGAGAACGGCACGGTCCTGCGCGATCAGGAGCGCGGCGTCTACGGCTACGCGAGAGAAGAATAG
- a CDS encoding transketolase C-terminal domain-containing protein, whose translation MSAAATREAFGDAMVRVGSDERVVVIDGDLKNSTFAEKFEAAYPDRFVELGIAESNMLGVAAGLALSGRIPWAGSFAAFVAGRLEVIRVSIGYNEANVRIVGTHVGVGIGDDGATQMSLEDIAVMRALPNMAIIQPCDAAETHGAVDYLMTHEGPAFLRLTRQKLEDVHGDGYRFEFGKAETLRDGNDVALVATGALVQECLKAAELLEGEGISARVLNVHTLAPIDRDAIATAARDTGHVVSAEDHNVNGGLGSAVAEVIGEEGIDAKLARVGTRWYGESGSQAELYEKFGLSAPRVADTGRALVRSDMPV comes from the coding sequence ATGAGCGCGGCCGCCACGCGTGAGGCGTTCGGCGACGCGATGGTTCGCGTCGGGAGCGACGAGCGGGTCGTCGTCATCGACGGCGACCTCAAGAACTCCACCTTCGCCGAGAAGTTCGAGGCCGCCTATCCGGACCGGTTCGTCGAGCTCGGCATCGCCGAGAGCAACATGCTCGGGGTGGCGGCGGGTCTCGCTCTGTCCGGGCGGATCCCGTGGGCCGGATCGTTCGCGGCGTTCGTCGCCGGGCGGCTCGAGGTGATCCGCGTTTCCATCGGCTACAACGAAGCCAACGTCCGGATCGTCGGCACGCACGTCGGCGTCGGGATCGGCGACGACGGCGCGACGCAGATGTCGCTCGAGGATATCGCGGTGATGCGTGCGCTGCCGAACATGGCGATCATCCAGCCGTGCGACGCGGCGGAAACCCACGGTGCCGTCGACTATCTGATGACGCATGAGGGTCCGGCGTTCCTTCGGCTCACCAGACAGAAGCTCGAAGACGTCCACGGCGACGGGTACCGCTTCGAGTTCGGGAAGGCCGAAACGCTCCGCGACGGGAACGACGTCGCGCTCGTCGCCACCGGCGCTCTCGTTCAGGAGTGCTTGAAGGCGGCGGAGCTCCTCGAAGGGGAAGGCATCTCCGCGCGGGTCCTGAACGTGCACACGCTCGCCCCGATCGACCGCGACGCGATCGCAACGGCTGCGCGCGACACCGGCCACGTCGTGAGCGCAGAGGATCACAACGTGAACGGCGGCCTCGGCAGCGCCGTCGCCGAAGTGATCGGCGAGGAAGGCATCGACGCGAAGCTCGCTCGGGTCGGCACGCGCTGGTATGGAGAGTCGGGATCGCAGGCCGAGCTGTACGAGAAGTTCGGTTTGTCGGCGCCGCGCGTCGCCGACACCGGACGTGCGCTGGTGCGCTCCGACATGCCTGTTTGA
- a CDS encoding transketolase has protein sequence MAKVIEPTQALDVEELKQLSRELRVDIIQTITEAGSGHPGGSLSAIDALVCLYFGGILRYRATEPTWPDRDRFVLSKGHCSPALYVTLARAGFFPHDWLKTFRKFESRLQGHVDRLRVPGVEASTGSLGQGLSVAVGMAIAGKLDKSERRVWCMLGDGESQSGQVWEATMSAPKYALDNLCAIVDHNQVQQTGRVSEIMDLAPLAEKFRAFRWHAIEVDGHDHAALLDAMHEAMATTGKPTAIVSKTIKGKGVSWMELNPDWHGKAPNAEQAERAVAEILGGSR, from the coding sequence GTGGCGAAGGTGATCGAACCCACCCAGGCGCTCGACGTCGAAGAGCTCAAGCAGCTGTCCCGCGAGCTCCGCGTCGACATCATCCAAACGATCACCGAGGCCGGCTCGGGTCACCCCGGCGGCTCCCTTTCCGCGATCGATGCCTTGGTCTGCCTCTACTTCGGCGGCATCTTGCGATACCGCGCCACCGAGCCGACCTGGCCCGACCGCGATCGCTTCGTGCTTTCGAAGGGCCATTGCTCGCCGGCACTCTACGTCACGCTCGCGCGAGCCGGGTTCTTCCCGCACGACTGGCTGAAGACGTTCCGCAAGTTCGAGTCGCGGCTCCAGGGGCATGTCGACCGCCTGCGCGTGCCCGGCGTGGAGGCCTCGACCGGATCGCTCGGCCAGGGGCTGTCGGTCGCCGTGGGCATGGCGATCGCCGGCAAGCTCGACAAGTCGGAGCGCCGCGTGTGGTGCATGCTCGGCGACGGCGAGTCGCAGTCGGGTCAGGTGTGGGAGGCGACGATGAGCGCGCCGAAGTACGCCCTCGACAACCTGTGCGCGATCGTCGACCACAACCAGGTCCAGCAGACCGGCCGGGTCAGCGAGATCATGGACCTCGCCCCGCTCGCGGAGAAGTTCCGCGCCTTCCGTTGGCACGCGATCGAGGTCGACGGCCACGACCACGCTGCCCTCCTGGACGCGATGCACGAGGCGATGGCGACGACCGGCAAGCCGACCGCCATCGTGTCGAAGACGATCAAAGGCAAGGGTGTGTCCTGGATGGAGCTCAACCCGGACTGGCACGGCAAGGCACCGAACGCCGAGCAGGCGGAGCGGGCGGTCGCGGAGATCCTCGGGGGGTCCCGATGA
- the prfB gene encoding peptide chain release factor 2 (programmed frameshift), which produces MPNDFSQELEALGSALAAARAYLDVESKRTKASELRERTSAPDLWSDPDAARALMGDLSRLDDDIALYDRLKAKFDDLIVLNELAQSEEDSSVEVEIRDGVEAMREELADLDVLTLLSGEYDDRDAIVSIHPGAGGTESQDWAEMLLRMILRWAERRRFDTELIEAQAGDEAGIKSATVIVKGRYAYGFLSSERGVHRLVRISPYDSQKRRHTSFASLDVVPLLDEDVKVDINADDLRIDVFRSSGPGGQSVNTTDSAVRVTHLPTGIVVSSQNERSQLQNRNVAMRVLTARLAELMRQEQVAKLEELRGERRDIAFGSQIRSYVLHPYRMVKDHRTNHETSNVDAVLDGDLDALMRAYLEWRRREASIAK; this is translated from the exons ATGCCGAACGATTTCTCGCAGGAGCTCGAGGCCTTGGGCAGCGCCCTTGCGGCGGCCAGGGCCTATCTT GACGTCGAATCAAAGCGCACCAAGGCCTCCGAGCTTCGCGAACGCACCTCAGCTCCCGACCTCTGGAGCGACCCCGATGCGGCGCGCGCGCTCATGGGCGACCTGTCGCGCCTCGACGACGACATCGCGCTCTACGACCGCCTCAAGGCGAAGTTCGACGACCTGATCGTTCTGAACGAGCTCGCGCAGTCCGAGGAAGACTCCTCCGTGGAAGTCGAGATCCGCGACGGGGTCGAGGCGATGCGAGAGGAGCTCGCCGACCTCGACGTTCTGACGCTGCTGTCCGGCGAGTACGACGACCGCGACGCCATCGTGTCGATCCATCCGGGCGCCGGCGGCACCGAGAGTCAAGACTGGGCCGAGATGTTGCTTCGCATGATCCTCCGATGGGCCGAGCGCCGCCGGTTCGACACCGAGCTGATCGAGGCGCAAGCCGGAGACGAGGCGGGGATCAAGAGCGCGACCGTCATCGTGAAGGGCCGGTACGCATACGGCTTCCTGTCGTCCGAGCGCGGCGTGCACCGGCTCGTGCGGATCTCGCCCTACGACTCGCAGAAGCGCCGGCACACCTCGTTCGCCTCCTTGGATGTAGTGCCGCTGCTCGACGAGGACGTGAAGGTCGATATCAACGCGGACGACCTTCGCATCGACGTGTTCCGGTCGAGCGGGCCGGGCGGCCAGTCGGTGAACACTACCGACTCGGCGGTCAGGGTGACCCATCTGCCGACGGGGATCGTGGTTTCATCGCAGAACGAGCGATCGCAGCTCCAGAACCGCAACGTCGCGATGCGGGTCCTGACGGCCCGGCTGGCCGAGTTGATGCGCCAGGAGCAGGTCGCGAAGCTCGAGGAGCTACGCGGTGAACGCCGCGATATCGCGTTCGGCTCCCAGATCCGTTCCTACGTGCTGCACCCGTACCGCATGGTGAAAGACCACCGGACCAACCACGAGACCTCGAACGTGGACGCGGTGCTCGACGGAGACCTCGACGCGCTGATGCGCGCGTACCTCGAGTGGCGCCGCCGCGAGGCCTCGATCGCGAAGTAG